A stretch of the Panicum virgatum strain AP13 chromosome 9N, P.virgatum_v5, whole genome shotgun sequence genome encodes the following:
- the LOC120692508 gene encoding probable 26S proteasome non-ATPase regulatory subunit 3, whose protein sequence is MPEDVQMNDSEPQPVAPPPAAAPVLSTLHYLKEIASVIEAGSLSKEVRRISCAFRLTVALRRRLAAWDVSAFLAFALPASSEAYARLTALVPKDVPRGRGRLKLELGFY, encoded by the exons ATGCCGGAAGACGTGCAGATGAACGACTCGGAGCCACAGCCGGTGGCCCCTCCCCCTGCCGCGGCGCCAGTGCTCTCCACCCTCCACT ATCTGAAGGAGATCGCGTCCGTGATCGAGGCCGGCTCCCTGTCCAAGGAGGTCCGCCGGATCTCCTGCGCCTTCCGCCTCACCgtcgcgctccgccgccgcctcgccgcgtgGGACGTCTCCGCCTTCCTCGCCTTCGCGCTCCCCGCGTCCTCTGAGGCCTACGCTCGCCTCACCGCCCTGGTGCccaag GATGTTCCCAGGGGAAGGGGGAGGCTGAAGCTTGAGCTAGGGTTCTACTAG